The Anabrus simplex isolate iqAnaSimp1 chromosome 1, ASM4041472v1, whole genome shotgun sequence genome window below encodes:
- the LOC137497081 gene encoding uncharacterized protein, with the protein MDIRFESGFSLAEALDIIYNDDIDGDVFIEPPIPNIDTDEDSGNEDEGGLADNLTSRQLLANAEIKLSNEGAGRPAVSRTSLSGRISDSVRLDKTDHLVQHTEGKKRKMFANENCKSSVRTMCLKCGVGLCIDCYVPFHTG; encoded by the exons ATGGACATCCGCTTCGA GAGCGGGTTTTCACTTGCTGAAGCACTGGACATCATTTACAATGATGATATTGACGGTGATGTGTTTATTGAACCACCAATACCAAATATAGACACAGATGAGGATTCTGGAAATGAGGATGAAGGTGGATTAGCTGACAACCTGACGTCTCGTCAATTACTGGCTAACGCTGAAATAAAGTTATCCAACGAAGGAGCTGGACGACCAGCAGTTTCACGGACCTCTCTTAGCGGCCGCATATCAGATTCTGTAAGACTTGATAAAACTGACCACCTTGTCCAGCACacagaaggaaagaagaggaaaatgtttgctaatgaaaactgtaaatccAGTGTGAGGACAATGTGCTTGAAGTGTGGAGTGGGATTGTGCATCGACTGTTATGTTCCTTTTCATACTGGCTAG